In Eleutherodactylus coqui strain aEleCoq1 chromosome 4, aEleCoq1.hap1, whole genome shotgun sequence, the following are encoded in one genomic region:
- the LPAR5 gene encoding lysophosphatidic acid receptor 5: MGSPPYDIMFTVNQVMNNVSGLDNCSTHTHPQSRSLLLVGYSLLMPLGVILNGVSLVVFLRWLRPLTVVSTFLCNLALSDLLFSLSLPLRIYYYANNHWPFGPFLCRLSGSIFHINMYGSCLFLFCINVDRYLAIVHPLRFRHLRRPKVARMTCLCVWLIIVSGSVPAALVHNSTDCMDGEMRVPRCFEGLSSWNTFLLPLLLVAEVIGFLLPLGAVLYGSLHVFWELCRGSEGGARRHRVTIRLLILNLSIFLFCFVPYNATLVAYGLLRAGLVSDLWNSKPILKRVLSVTVLLASTNCALDPLVYYFSTEGFRNTLSQIVRNSRDLGKASKNISSKESKSLGISPTDNKECEKKEKQQELPNVRMGYVNGKERRKLMQESEI; encoded by the exons ATGGGAAGCCCTCCGTATGATATTATGTTTACGGTCAATCAG GTGATGAACAATGTCTCTGGCCTGGACAACTGCAGTACCCATACCCATCCACAATCCCGGTCGTTGCTTCTGGTGGGATACAGCCTCTTAATGCCCCTCGGAGTCATATTAAATGGTGTATCCTTAGTGGTGTTCCTGCGGTGGTTGCGCCCCCTGACGGTTGTCAGCACCTTCCTCTGTAACCTGGCCCTCAGCGATCTCCTCTTCTCCCTCTCGTTGCCTTTAAGGATCTATTACTATGCCAATAACCATTGGCCGTTTGGACCGTTCCTCTGTCGACTCTCTGGGTCCATCTTCCACATCAACATGTATGGCAGTTGCCTGTTCCTTTTCTGCATAAATGTGGACCGATACTTGGCCATTGTACACCCTCTACGCTTCCGTCACCTGCGTCGGCCTAAAGTTGCCCGcatgacttgcctctgtgtctggtTGATCATCGTGAGTGGGTCAGTACCTGCTGCCCTTGTACATAACTCCactgactgcatggatggagaaATGAGGGTACCACGCTGTTTTGAAGGGCTAAGCAGTTGGAATACCTTCTTGCTCCCATTGTTGTTGGTTGCTGAAGTCATCGGGTTCCTTTTGCCTCTTGGGGCAGTTCTCTACGGCTCCTTGCATGTCTTCTGGGAACTGTGTAGAGGTTCAGAAGGAGGAGCACGTAGACACAGAGTAACCATACGATTGCTCATCCTTAATCTTAGTATCTTCCTTTTTTGCTTTGTCCCCTATAACGCGACACTCGTGGCCTACGGACTCCTTCGAGCCGGACTTGTCTCGGATTTGTGGAACTCCAAACCAATCTTGAAGAGAGTTCTCTCAGTCACTGTTCTTCTAGCAAGTACCAACTGTGCCCTGGACCCGTTGGTCTATTACTTCAGCACGGAAGGTTTCCGTAACACGCTAAGCCAGATCGTAAGGAACAGCAGAGACTTGGGGAAAGCCTCTAAGAACATTTCCTCCAAGGAGAGTAAAAGCCTTGGAATTAGTCCGACCGACAACAAAGAGTGTGAAAAGAAGGAGAAGCAACAAGAGTTACCCAACGTTAGAATGGGTTATGTCAACGGGAAAGAAAGGAGAAAGCTGATGCAGGAATCTGAGATTTGA